GCAGCATCACGCCGCCCGAGCCGACGCGAATGCGCGACGTATGCGCGAGCAGGTGTGCGACGACGATTTCCGGCGCCGAGCTCGCGAAACCCGGCGTGCCGTGATGCTCGGCGACCCAGAAGCGTTCGTAGCCGAGCTGTTCGACGCGTTGCGCGAGCGTCGTGGTGAAGCGCAGCGCGTCGGCGGCGTTCGCGCCGTCGGCGATCGGACTCTTGTCCAGCAGCGAAAGCGAATAAGACATGGTGGGCGGCGTTCCTGCGTGAGCGTGGGGAGAGCGTGAATGGACGGTAGGCGGGCGCGGCGCTCAGCTCTTCGGCAGCCCCGGCGGATTCGTGCGCGACTGGTCGATCGCTTCGGACGCGAGGTTCCAGCGGTCAAGCACCTGCTGGTAGCGGCCGTTCCTGATCAGCCCGTTCAGCGCGACGGTGAGCGGATCGGCGAGCCCGCTGCCGCGGCGCGTCGCGATCGCGATATCGGCCGTGCGCGGCCAGCCGCCGCTGATTGCGCCGACGAGCCGTGTCTTGCCTTGCTGCGCGCTCTGGTACGCGAGCACCGAGTTCACGCTGAACACGACGTCGGCACGGCCCGACTGTACGGCGACGATGCGCATCGCCTGGTCGTCGTAGTACTGGATCTGCACGGGTTTCAGCCCGTGCGCGACGTTCTCGCGATCCCATGCGAGCAGGATCTTTTCCTGGTTGGTGCCGGCGTCGGTCACGACACGCAGCCCCGCGACGTCCTTCGGCTCGCGGATCGCCTGGATCTTGCTGTCGTTGCGCACGTAGAAGCCGACCTGGTCCTTGCGGTAGGTCGAGAAATCGAACTTT
This window of the Burkholderia lata genome carries:
- a CDS encoding ABC transporter substrate-binding protein — encoded protein: MQRAVPLSSRAARTLAAALIGLTAFAAAAAAATFDLSPEQRGRPRGVADAAVERAVPASFKFAEPGTLTIGVAPSLPPISSYATDARTVIGFDADVGQLVSDSFGRKLKIVALAWADWPLALESGKVDAVISNVTVTEERKQKFDFSTYRKDQVGFYVRNDSKIQAIREPKDVAGLRVVTDAGTNQEKILLAWDRENVAHGLKPVQIQYYDDQAMRIVAVQSGRADVVFSVNSVLAYQSAQQGKTRLVGAISGGWPRTADIAIATRRGSGLADPLTVALNGLIRNGRYQQVLDRWNLASEAIDQSRTNPPGLPKS